TTTTCAAATCAGATCGAATCCAATACCCCACTCCATTTAATTGTTTCTTGTTGTTTTGTAGGAGAGAGGCGCGTTTTTATTTTGCCAGGAAGATAGAGCGATTTTGTGCAGGGAATGCGACATTCCAATCCACAAAGCCAACCAACACACGCAGAAACACAGCAGATTCCTCCTCACCGGCGTCAGGCTCTCCGCATCTCCGGCTCTCTACTCCGAATCTCCGGCAGCCCCCGCAACATGTACACCTCCCCCAGCCAAGGGTACAACAGCGCAAGACCACAAAAGCACTAGTAATCTCCACTTCTCAACAAGTAGCATTTCCGAATACTTGATCGAAACGCTCCCAGGCTGGCACGTCGAGGACCTTCTAGATTCTTCATCCCCTTCCCCTTCCGCTTTCTGCAAGGTTTGCTACTATTtcaaacactttttttttttttagattcaaGAATCGTTTTTTATCTCTTTTTTGTTTGCTAATTATGCTAAAACAAAAACTGAAATTGCAGAGTGCGGATAGTGATTTGGTGCTTCCATTTTGGGAGGGTGATCTCCACAGCAACAGTATTAATAGTAGTGGATTTCCTACAGAAAACATGGGATTTTGGGTCCCTCAAGTTCAAGTGCACCAAAATCAAAGCCAATCATTTCTATTCAATAATGATAGTGTGGGCTTTGGATTAGGAAATGCAAATGGGCGCAGGGATCAGTTCAAAGAATTTTCCACAAATAGCATCAGATCCACCAGAAAAAGAAGCGACGACAACTCTTTTGCAGTTCCACAGATCAGCCCTTCATCCGCTGCTGTCTCCATCAAGAGATCAAAATTATTTTggtgaaaaaaacaaaaaaaaaaatccaatcttTTTCATAACCCATTATCTGAAAATCCGAGATCTCAATTCCCATTTtgtattcttcttcttttcgtTCCAATTTGTCAGATTTTTGGTCTGTAGTTTATTATCttaattgtatttttttcacTTTCTCCTTTTGTAAATATCTTCTTGTGTTTGTTGCATTTAATGAAAGAAGAGCTACTAAAATCACAAGTCACTTTTTTATGTTGGCCTTTTGTTTTAATGTTTTATGATGGTACAAGTAACAATCAAGAAAAAATTCTTACATTTAATTAGAATTGGAGTGATTATGAGAATTTGGAAGTGACAGTTAAAAGGTTGTCATTTTACTCTTTTTGGAATTTCAGAAGACCGAAGAAGATGATCGTTGTTGCTgattaatgaaatttatttaccGAACTGGCATGGAATTGTGAATGTGTGATTAGTAAATCTGCTACATGGGTGTACTTGGTGTAATGATATCTATTCCAATTGGATTTCtatttttaactaaaaataaCTACTTCCCCCCGTATAGAGGTCATCACATTTGACTTCTCGGTAATgggtcattattattattattattattattattattattattattattttgagaaTGTAATGGGCcattattttatattgaaagatttatgaacaatttaattaaagaaataaagcattttattattttattattattattgagtgATTTTATGCATGGTCCCATTTTATTCCTTACAGCCCATTTCTCAAataatactaattaattaaaaatttactattttaccctatgTTTTATAGCCCCATTTTACTCCTTGGAATGATGTTGATTTGGAATCAGCCGACAACATTTGTGGCGGTGTCGGAAATAGGCACTGAGAGCGGCGTCGCCCTCTAATGGAAATGAGATTGTGAATGTGAAGGATAAGAGTGAGAGGTGGGATTCAAATGTTTCGGAGTGTTCAGTGGAGATGGTGGGATCTGGACTCTGGTGCAGATGAATCTAAGCTGCATTTGGCAATAAATGTGAAGGATTTTAGGATTCGCCACCTCAGCATGGATGCAACCAACCAGTAATCTGGGATCCCTATTAAACTAGGTTGCTTTTGTAAAGATGATTTGGCTGCCTCCCATAAACAGTGTACAGAGAAACAAGTAAGTCCAAACATTTCAAGTCATTCATGGAGTTATGTTTGTATCAAGGATTTCCCTTTTTTGCTTTAAATTTCATGGTATCATGATCTAGGAATAGCCCGTGAATACAACCGAGATTTAGGAGTCAATATgatttttttcatgtttttgtgtgtATTTGTTAGTTGGGGGGGCTTTTGATTATTGATTATTTCTTTCTAGTGCAATGTGGATGTGGATaatcagggacggagccagacATTCGATTTAGGGGgcccaaaatttttaaaaaaaaaaaattaataattaaattaaaaaataaaaattaaattaaaaataaatgataatcaataacacaattacaatattatttaaattgcaaaaaacacattttaacaaattttcaagctcatattcatgttacgatgtattttataataaaattactaaatattgaatattatatatttcttaAGACGACGAGTTAGAAATGTAGGGTGATTTAGCAGCGACAGGCCCCAGAGAACATGTGGTGAGCTTATCCGGTTGAATTTCGATCTATCCGGCAAGCCGCCCTTTTTCTGGCTCAACTTCTATCTATATTCGGGGAGGGATTGGACTTTCCTCTTCGGGTATGGAGCTTAGCTACACATACTGAGTTCATTACGAGACCACTCACATTCATATCGAGTTAGCTCTCTTCCACTCATATCGAATGGCCTATGCAAATACATGATACAGTctctaatttggagaaatttttaattgaaatggtacgaaacgatgtcgtttaaGCCACATAAAAAGGTCGTAGTTTTTACTAATcacgtaagctccaattcaacactCTAGCGAGATCGAAAAAAACAGGGGGACAAAATTacaaaacttgaaaaaatagtgatttaattTGCCACACTCAAAagacgttaaaattgcaaattcaaaataattcgtgattttatttttcaaaatcctatgaaactttgtaaggcaaagtaactttcaatatcaaattcaaaaaaaatctcTAGAATTCAATCCAAGCAtgatatgcataaattaattatgtttttacttATTCTAAACGTCTTAACTCTAAAGTTTACATATCAATTACAGTATAAAATAGCTCAACAAGATAATGatgtagataaaattatatattttttatttttaatataaattacaaaaatatcctAATATTTTTTAAGATCCCAAGGGgcccccctgccccacccctagctccgcccaTGTGGATAATACAGAAACTTCGAAACAACAACTCTAACTTTAAAGGAAAAGTTAAAAGTAATTTTTTCTCATCCTCCACAATTGTTTAAGCCCAATTCTAATCACAACTTTTTAGACTATCTTTATCAACGATTTACACAAAtccaatttttaataaaaaaatttacttttctCTCTTCAACATATACAAGCTATAAATTAAcaacctttatattttatcaataacCTACTACAAcctaaatactttttttttattattattattgtcatattttttaattacaaaatgCCAAATGGcgttatctcattaattgaaaaaaGTGGATGAACTAGGTTGGTCTGCAATTTTTTTGATAACCGATTATTAAGATtgtgaatattttattatttttttgctttaatttttttgtCTTCTAACCATGACCGATTGTATTTGGTCATGGATAAAACTACTGAAGCTTGGATGACCGATGCAAATGGAATCTCAATCTCATCTGAGGGCGGTGGAGCGCAGAAGCTAGCCGATCCATTCGATTTGGGAGGCGGAATCGCAAATCCGAACGGCGCTTCATGTCCAGGGTTGATCTACGACATGTACATGAGCGACTATGCTTACTACCTCTGCGCCATGGAATACAGCAGCTCTGATGTCTCCAAACTGATAAGTGTCTCTATTTTGGACGTGAATTTGCCATCAGTAACTATACCGCATCTCAGAAACTCAACAACACTAACTAGAACAGTAACTAATGTAGGAGCTGCCAACTCGATATACAATGTTGTAGTTGAACCTCCCATGGGTACACTTGTATTCGTGCATCCTCCTGCGCTAATTGAAATGatgaattaattataattaatttaatttggggtTATACGATACATGATAAAATAGcaaatttctaattaattattattagcaTTTTAAAATAGGGGCTGTAAAGAATAAAATgaaggctatgaatagaatcacctaTTATTATTTAATGCAGATGAATTATCCCCTGCTTATTGGGTGGGTCTAACCCCACTAGTTCAATAGATCACAGTGGCGAAGCCAGTGGcttagagccccctcccaaatgttgaattcttttttccttctaatattatatatatatatatatatatatatatatatatatataggtgggctataataaaaacacatctttttgtaaaaattaaaaacggctgaattctatgtagaacacgtatgaattagctgtgtaactgtatgaattgcgaaaggtcctgaattctatgtagaacacgtatgaattggctgaattcatacagttacacagctaattcatacgtattctacatagaattcagccgttttattatagcccacccctatatatatatatatatatatatatatatatatatgggagggctaaaataagtacacttcttattatataaaataagaatcattttcagccattagatcatcaagatctacggttaattcatcatcatgttggatgaattcatggtcctgagttcgaatcctgaaggtagcaaaaatttattttttgcaattcatacctttatacaacgaattcatacgtgttctacataaaattcatacatttttcctagttcttatttcttattttaagaggtgctctcatggtagccattccctatatatatatatatataggggtgggctataataaaaacacatctttttgtaaaaactaaaaacggctgaattctatgtagaacacgtatgaattagctgtgtaactgtatgaattaagccaattcatacgtgttctacatagaattcaggaCTTTTCGctaattcatacagttacacagctaattcatacgtgttctatatagAATTCAgtcgtttttagtttttacaaaaagatgtgtttttattatagcccacctctatatatatatatatatatatatatatatatggaagggctaccgtgagaacacctcttgaaataaaaaataagaactaagaaaaatgtatgaattttatgtataacacgtatgaatttgctgtataaaggtatgaattgtgaaaaataaattttttctacctttgggattcgaactcaggactatgaattcatccaacaggatgatgaatcaaccgtagatcttgatgatctaagggctgaaaatgattcttattttatatagtaagaagtgtacttattttatccctcccctatatatatatatacatatatatatatatatatggataaatatcactttatatCCCAACGTATTAGCGTTTTAACGAATATGTTCCATCGTTCGGATAAGTGCAAAAAAGTACCCAACttatgaaaattttatcatttttgtcCCGTTAAAAATTTTCGTGGATGGAACAGTGACGTGGACGGACGGAACAGTGACATGGCTTTTATGgcccaaaaatttaaaaataaaacataaaaataaaattatggtaaatatcactttatatCCCAACGTATTGACGTTTTAACGAATATGTCCCATCATTTGGATAAGTGTAAAAAAGTACCCAACatatgaatttttttgaattttaagttAAGGACTTGAATCATCAAATTTTGGTAATTTTAAGTCCTTTTATAGCAGAATTGTTCCATGTTAAATGAAATGGATTAATTAGAGGATTTTATCTGAAAATCATGAACCTCAAAATCCCTAATTCCACTTCCAAATACAGGAAATCAAGCATAACATTATAAATGAACTATATGTCCAAAATATCAATGGTTGAGAACTCCAGTTCGCTATTACCAGCGGATAATATCGAAAGGAAATAATTTTGTGTTCAAACGCTCAGAAATCACTtcaaaacataaaagaaaaaagaaaagaaaaaggaggaAACGACACAAAATCAAATTTGCCTATATGTCAATACAAAGGGAATTACCTTGTTAACTTGCACTTGGATATGGCAGCGATGTGAAGGCGTCGCACAAGATACCAAAGTTTTTTTTCGAGATCTTCAAAATGAATCACCTCTCCTTTCTGCCGGCTCAATCGCCGACCTACCTAAAATCGAGATTTCCAAATTGAATCACACAGACACAGAGGGAGATAGACGCAAGAAATCAGACACGAACAAGGTTGGGAGATAGACGCCACACATATTTGTTCTTTTTTCACTCCAACTTCAAAATTAAGGGAAATTTAAGGGTTTGGGAAATGACGCGAGGGTATGGGAAAATTTGTGTTCTAGGGGAAAATTTGAGAGATGGCGCGAGAGTTcagaaaatttaatttttttttttggttaagtatcaaattgcCCCCTATCGATGGCACCCCCTGAAATTGGTGCCAAAAAGCCACGTTAAGGTAGTGGGCACCCCTCTGACTTTAGGGGGCTAAAAGCCATAGgaacgccatcgatagggggcaatctgatacttaacccttttttatTTGTGTAATTAGTTATTAGTTATTTGACTTAAGCGTGAggtgtaattttattttttttattttttttaaaatttttcggGCCATAAAATCCATGACACTGTTCCGTCCGTCCACGTCACTGTTTTGTCGACGGAAAATTTTTACGGGACaaatatgataaaattttcatatGTTGGGTACTTTTATGTActtagggttaggttcaatgaaaaatgcctaaatgtaagaaagaagagagaagtaatctcatcagttgatcttatctaatctaacggacatatttattcacgccatgttcaacggattttttcattgaacattcgtgaacatatacaatatttttgggaattttgggtttcgaccccccatatgttcaacgaaaaaatccgttgaataTGACGTAattaaatcatgtccgttagattagataagatcaacggatgatattacttctctcttctttctcatatttaggccttcttcattgaaccttggatatatatatatatatatatatatatatatatatatgataaaagagctttataaaatttgatttgcctattatgtccctcatatatacttaatttaaggttaattgtgttatttaatatactatacatataataaatctaGAAACATATTTAGAACTCTTCATCTACAtaaattagtattttaaattacgtgaatttaataatttagaattacaATATAAAGGATTTATTTAATAGTTTATCAGAAATTTAATTTTGCAAGAAtccttgaaattaaaataattacataaaGATGCAACGTAgaaaataaacatgaatttcaatcaatcttcttttctttttggttatatttttatattaaatttagatgaGTTTTATATTTTCATCGTTATCTTTGTTCGAGGTTTTGAAATCCAACCGAAATTTCGAAATTTCAGATGAGAAACATAGATCATTCCAATGGATTGTGCAATGGTACAAGATTGATCATTACAAGACTCGGTACACATATTTTGGAAGGGAAAGTTCTCACAGGCCATAATGCTGGACATCGAGTATTGATACCAAGGATGACACTGACACCAGCTGATCCAAGACTACCGTTCAAATTTCAACGGCGACAGTTTCCTATTATTATTTCTTATGCAATGACTATaaacaaaagtcaaggtcaatcaCTCTCTCATGTGGGTTTGTTTTTGAAGCGGCCTGTTTTTAGTCACGGTCAATTTTATGTAGCTGTTTCTAGAGTTACAAGTCGAAGGGGTTTGAAAATCTTGATATGTAATGAAGACAAAGTAGAATATTCGTctactacaaatgttgtatataaagaaattttccaaaatttataataataacatGAGAAGTTTCCAATTGTCttttcatgtattattatttttacattgatttttatgtaattaaaaatgatagtcTTAAATAGAttttagtagtaatataattggtataacaattgtataataaaatgtttttaaaactaatttattttagagattatacaaaaatgtattccagaatGTTACAATAAAACGTTAACAACATATGTaatcccgtgcatcgcacgggtaaaaCACTAGTTTCCACTAATCATCAGCTAGATTCTCCTTCTCGcaccaaatttttattgtttttctttaaTTCCTTTATTTATGTGATGCAAACCCACCacaacattattattattattattattattattattattattattattattattattattattattattattattattattattattattattttgtgatAGAGTTcttaataaaaatacaaatgtggttttcttaaatttatttaaaataactcTACAGATTAGTATTCCATCAAATGTGTCGTTCCATAATACCCCGAAAAATTAAGGGTGCTTCTATTCATAGCCACAATTTTACTCCTCATAGCCacctatttaaaataataataaataattataaatttacaattatacCCTATAATTCCTAAATCGCATATCTACTACTATCTGGAAATATTTACTCCTCATAGCCACCATTTTATCAACACCTCCATGTATTGGAAATGTTTACAATAGAGAAAAACACATCGCGCATAAGATTGGAAGAAGTTCTACAATATACTGAAATCGATCAAATAATATTCCGAGCAACCAATCTTCACCACTATCTGATTGTTGACGAGGGTTCTCATTCTAGTTGAAAGCCTACGAAAAATTAACTTAACGAAAATTAAATTGACGAAGAAACCAACAAATCTCATCACGACGAACCCGATGGCATTCTGAGTGGCTACCTTCGTGAACTCTTTGCGATCAGGCTTGTGGCATCGCTTGACGAGACGAACGCTGTCCTTGGCGAAATCTTTGAGTGGATCGAAAACTGAATCTAGAGCAACCATTTACTGGTTCAATTGGATTTCTTTATTTCTTGGCCTAGATCTGAAATTGATGCGAATTGGGGCACGAAGTGGGGGGTTTTATCATCTGTAAATTCACATCCTATTTGATTTGTATGTATGCAGAGGAATTGCGCAAAATGTCATTGCCAGCAATGCTTTTGGGAGAAATAGTGGGAGAAATCCTACAAGCAAGCCAGTTTGCAAGAAATAGTGTAGAAGTCCTTCTGCCATCCAGGACTCCTGCGAGCTGGCGGCGGAGACTATGTTCGGCGATCGAGTTAAATCGGACAGCGGCGATGGCCACGGCATGGACATCGATTGACAGACAATTTTCTCGGCAAAGTAGAAGTCGAGGGGAATCAGGGGCTcgaggtggtggtggcggcacCAATTGAGGGTGATGGAACGGTGGGCAGGATTGAGTTGAacggtgagaaatcatgggttGCGGCTCCATGAGAAAGGGGTTGAAGAAGTTACTAGCTTTTTAATTAATGGCTATAAGGTgtgtcaaaaaaaaatttaatggcTATAAGGGTGAAATGgtatttttcttaatatttttaatattttaatgaaTCAgaggctataaagagtaaattttggGCTAGgaatagaatcacccaaaaTTAAAGTATTCTCATATTTGAGTTCCATTTAATATTTCACGATTCACGTATACGTATATATATTGACAATAATAAACTGCCAAAAAGTATCGATTGATTCAATAAGATTCGAGAAGAGGTGTTTTATTGCTATTTCTTTACACAGCAAGGTGTAGTGTGCAAGTACAGTGAATGTTGAGGTGAGTTCATGCAATTATTAGAGTGAGAAATAAACACAGTGAAACTTTGCATAATCACCCACAgttaaaagaagaagaagccatCTAAATCTAGTGAAACAGGGGATTATTCAACAAGGCACCGTTACACACCAACTTGAGAAATTAATGTGGGACCCCCATTCATTAATTTCATTTCCCAATTGAATCGAATGTTGCAACTACTATCTAGGTCTATTTATGTGCCAAAATTTTAACACGTGAATCCGATCAATTTCATTTCCGAacaaaaaaaagggggaaattttttaaaactaCCCAAATATATATCTAGCTAATGAACTACGGCAACATCGAAATCAAATTAATAGCAAGAGCACAAAATGATCGCCTCTCAAATAACGAAGACAAATTTTCCTGTGCGCTCCGACTCACCATGCACGAGCACGAGGATATTTTCAACTCGGATTCGGGTCCATTCGatccactatatatataaacaaaaaaatcatttttcttcCGTTCTGAATCCTAGCTTCCCATttcattctctctctttctccctcttcTCGTCTCTCTCTGGGGCAAGGGAGGTCATCGTGGATCAAAATCATCGTGTGGACAAGGCCATCTTTCAGGGCGGGCCAGCATGATGGTCCCAAAATTTTTTACATCCTTTTATaaaggtggtcttgggtacacctgggtgtagCGTACACTCAGATTAACCCGTACCAAGATCCTGACCCGCATCTTGATCCAAACTCgcatcctgactcaaatcgtgtaaatgacactattcggctATAAAAATGACACTGCTTGAaattaacactattttgttatacaaatgacactgtgtataaatgacaatataacattgtaaatgacactgcgtatattgacactattcagaaatatagatgacacttcctgtaattgacattgtaaatgacactatattattttaaataacactataagattgaaaatgactggtgaaatagaaatttattatatatataaaaaagaagccTACGGGAAACCCATCGAATACACAGAGATGTAAACTGAGGGTcaggcctcattaaaacctttccgaaaaaaacccaaagggaaaaattCTGAAAATGAAAAAGAGTACTAGCCTAAAGACAAACAAGAAAGGATAACAAGTGCATGAAGGAGGAAACACGAGCAGAGCTCTGGCCTGACCATCGCCCCGCCATAAGACCCACCTCCATGAACCAAAAGCACAAAGCAACAACAGAAAAAGAGAAACGGAAAAGACCCGGCACTCGCATGCAACACGAACCAAACCACCTTCAGCCAAGCAACACAAAGCCACGCCTTATACAAAAAGCATGGGACTAAATCCCATCCCTCAATCACCAAACTCCTACTTCGGGCATGTAAAAACCAAACAAATGCCTCAAACCCCAAACATAAGAGCACCAATGAAAGAGAGCACGAGGGTAACAAGCTCCACAAAATCATGATATCTGCCGGAGCCAAGTCTAAGCAACCAAGCTCGAGAAAGAAGACATAAGAATGTGACGAATACCACGAACCCCGTAACAGTGGTTGTGGACAAGAAACCAAATAAGCCCGACCAGAGGAAGCCCAAGCTCCAGTGCACCGGAAGCTTGAAAAAAGCTTTCCCCGACGCTCCGCCCGAACACCTGAACAAACCAGCTCACACCCCCAAAACGCAAACCAGCAGCAGACTGCCCAGAAGAAACCCATCATCGCACGTGAGCCAGAGCAAATGCATCGTGCTTTACACCACCACCCGAATGAACATTCGATGCGCGTCATCATAAACAATTTGTTCAATCTCAGGAATCGGATGCGGCCAATATCCCTCCCACACAAGACTAAAGCAAGAAAATTCGCAACCTTATTcccttctctataaatatgtGAGGAACGAATCTTACATCCCGTAATTTGCGACAAAATTTCCCGCCACCGACTTTTGAAACGCAAAGGAACAATCAAAGAACCGTGGTTCATAATGTTGACAATGTACATAGAGTCAGATTCAATCCAAATATTACGCCAATTGTGAGTTAAAGCCCTCTCCAAAGCTATCATCAAAGCAAATAACTCAGCTTGAAAAGTTGAACCATTACTACCCACAAAATGAAAACAACCAACGACATTGTTCAAAGCATCACGACAAACTCCTCCTGCATACATCACACCTTTCCGCACCGACCAGTCGATATTTAGTTTAAACTAATTCTCAAAAGGTGGGAGCCAACGAACTTCCAAAGATCTGGGGGCCGGACGCGGGCTAGCCGCCACACCCAAATGCCTAAGCGCCGTAAGGTCCGACACCGAGTTTGCCATGTGACTTAGATTAAAGTTGGTAGCATCTTCAATAATAGTAAGCCAGATCTGCTTCAAGAAACCTGTTCTAGACGGTGAAGAATTCTCGTGCATCACCAAGTTTCGCAGGTCTAGAAACCCCAAATAGAGTAAACCACATCAGTAAGCCAAAGATTAATCACCTAACGACCCGCTTCAtatttaaaatgacactataacattttaaaatgttacagtgtcatttaaaataagattaaaaatgacactataacattttaaaatgttacagtgtcatttatataattaaatagtgtcaattataagcagtgtcatttgtataactgaatagtgtcatttacacgatttgggtcaggATGCGAGTTTGGATTAGCATGCAGGTTAGAatttgggtacgggtcaacccgggggtacgggtgtacaggagattttgtgttGTTATTATATGCTCAAAATTTACTTTGTGTATACTATTATTGTTATGggcattgaaaaaaaaattagagtcCAAAAAAATTACATCCCAAAAGAATTTTTTGAATCAGGCATGCCTTCTTGAAGCTATGGCACCCCAATAACTTTGGATCAGACATGCCTTGTTCGGAGTTGCATGGctcaaacaacgacatcaactgCATCTACTTGCGGGGGCGCTCCGGGGATAATTTAGCTCAGAAGCCTACTTTGGCAGCTATGTCAAAGTCTAGCTATGACAGATTCCAGCTATGACCTCCAGCTAGGGCAGATTTCAGCTATGACCTCCAGCTATGGCAGATTCCAGCTATGACCTCTAGCTAGGGCAGATTTCAGCTATGACCTCCAACTATGGCAGATTTCAGCTATGACCACCAACTAGGGCAGATTTCAGCTATGACTTTCCAGCTATGTCGACTCCAGCAATGTCAACGACTTGAGCCTTATTACACTGTTTTATGGGCTTTAGGGCTAAACCCAACTAGTCATCTATAAATATGGCTCTTATGCATAGAAAGTGGTGACTCCCTTGACTTGTACTGACAACTCTTATCCAATAATGAAAACTATATCATTTTACTACTTTAATCCATTCTTATCTAg
The genomic region above belongs to Salvia miltiorrhiza cultivar Shanhuang (shh) chromosome 5, IMPLAD_Smil_shh, whole genome shotgun sequence and contains:
- the LOC130986616 gene encoding B-box zinc finger protein 21 encodes the protein MKILCDVCDKGEAAFYCTADEASLCAACDHRVHHANKLAGKHQRFSLLHPSPKHTPLCDICQERGAFLFCQEDRAILCRECDIPIHKANQHTQKHSRFLLTGVRLSASPALYSESPAAPATCTPPPAKGTTAQDHKSTSNLHFSTSSISEYLIETLPGWHVEDLLDSSSPSPSAFCKSADSDLVLPFWEGDLHSNSINSSGFPTENMGFWVPQVQVHQNQSQSFLFNNDSVGFGLGNANGRRDQFKEFSTNSIRSTRKRSDDNSFAVPQISPSSAAVSIKRSKLFW